From Eretmochelys imbricata isolate rEreImb1 chromosome 26, rEreImb1.hap1, whole genome shotgun sequence, the proteins below share one genomic window:
- the C26H2orf42 gene encoding uncharacterized protein C2orf42 homolog isoform X2, producing MDPNSVRTKVPAFLSDLGKATLRGIRKCPRCGTYNGTRGLSCKNKTCGTIFRYGARKQPGVDAVKIITGSDLQIYSVRQRDRGPDYRCFVELGVSETTIQTVDGTIITQLSSGRCYVPSCLKAATQGVVENQCQHIKLAVNCQTEATPLTLKSSILNSMQASPETKQTIWQLATEPTGPLVQRITKNILVVKCKASQKHSLGYLHASFAQKMSSKNVPEHRFLCSCQTLKSSKASSAKEEAAQRCIHFFACISAFASDETLAQEFSDFLSYDSSGLKGIIVPQLVCHPESTVQAGEPTASKPKKRKKDEAPGTQGNSPLLAQDPANCNLRKSGLKKPAVASSLKRQACNQLLDESQVTLSFQEWLASVTERIHQTMHYQFDGKPEPLVFHIPQSFFDALQQRISIGSTKKRLPNSTTAFVRKDALPLGTFSKYTWHITNILQVKQIFDTPEMPLEITRSFIQNRDGTYELFKCPKVEVESIAETYGRLEKQPIIRPLELKTFLKVGNTSPDQKEPTPFTIEWIPDILPQSKIGELRIKFEYGHHRNGHTTEYQEQRPSLEQTLELTPLTTITFP from the exons ATGGACCCGAACTCAGTGAGGACTAAAGTCCCAGCTTTCTTATCGGACTTGGGTAAAGCTACGCTCAGGGGAATAAGGAAATGTCCCCGGTGCGGCACTTACAACGGCACCCGAGGGCTGAGCTGCAAGAACAAAACCTGCGGGACGATCTTCCGCTACGGCGCTCGGAAGCAGCCCGGCGTCGACGCCGTGAAGATCATCACGGGCTCGGATCTGCAGATCTACTCGGTACGGCAGAGAGACAGGGGGCCAGACTACCGGTGCTTTGTGGAGCTGGGGGTTTCAGAGACAACCATCCAGACTGTGGATGGAACCATCATCACGCAGCTCAGCTCCGGGCGCTGCTACGTCCCATCGTGTTTGAAGGCAGCCACTCAAGGCGTGGTGGAAAACCAGTGCCAGCACATCAAGCTGGCTGTGAACTGTCAGACCGAGGCCACCCCTTTGACCTTGAAAAGCTCCATCTTAAACTCCATGCAGGCCTCCCCCGAAACGAAGCAAACCATCTGGCAGCTGGCAACGGAGCCCACTGGCCCCCTGGTGCAAAGGATTACCAAGAACATCCTGGTAGTGAAGTGCAAGGCTAGTCAGAAGCACAGCTTGGGGTATCTCCACGCCTCCTTTGCTCAGAAGATGAGCAGTAAGAATGTGCCAGAGCACAGATTTCTCTGCTCATGCCAGACTCTGAAATCCAGCAAggccagctctgccaaggaagAGGCCGCACAGAGATGCATTCACTTCTTCGCCTGCATCTCTGCCTTTGCCAGTGATGAGACCCTGGCGCAGGAGTTCTCGGACTTCCTGAGTTACGATTCCAGCG GTCTCAAAGGGATCATAGTGCCCCAGTTAGTTTGCCATCCTGAATCCACCGTGCAGGCTGGCGAGCCCACTGCTTCCAAgccaaaaaagaggaaaaaagatgaAGCACCTG GTACCCAAGGAAATAGCCCACTCCTGGCTCAAGATCCGGCCAACTGCAATCTGAGGAAAAGCGGATTGAAAAAGCCAGCTGTTGCATCTTCACTAAAAAGGCAAG cctgtAATCAGCTGCTGGATGAGTCACAGGTGACCTTGTCCTTCCAAGAATGGCTGGCCAGTGTCACCGAACGCATCCATCAAACCATGCATTACCAATTTGATG GCAAACCAGAGCCACTGGTGTTCCATATACCTCAGTCTTTCTTCGATGCCCTGCAGCAGAGGATTTCCATAGGAAGCACAAAGAAACGGCTGCCTAATTCCACTACAG CTTTTGTCCGGAAAGATGCACTGCCCTTGGGTACCTTCTCCAAATACACCTGGCACATTACCAACATCCTGCAGGTCAAGCAAATATTTGACACTCCTGAG ATGCCCTTGGAAATCACACGCAGCTTCATCCAGAACCGGGATGGGACTTACGAGCTGTTTAAGTGCCCCAAGGTTGAGGTGGAGAGCATCGCGGAGACGTATGGTCGCCTGGAGAAGCAGCCAATTATCCGGCCTTTGGAACTCAAAACCTTCCTCAAAGTTG GCAACACATCACCTGATCAGAAGGAACCGACACCTTTCACTATTGAGTGGATCCCGGATATTTTACCCCAGTCCAAAATTGGTGAGCTGAGGATTAAGTTTGAATATGGCCATCACAGGAATGGACATACCACTGAATACCAGGAGCAACGCCCTTCACTAGAACAGACCCTGGAGCTAACCCCTCTAACCACCATCACCTTTCCTTGA
- the C26H2orf42 gene encoding uncharacterized protein C2orf42 homolog isoform X3 — MFQAPWRMDPNSVRTKVPAFLSDLGKATLRGIRKCPRCGTYNGTRGLSCKNKTCGTIFRYGARKQPGVDAVKIITGSDLQIYSVRQRDRGPDYRCFVELGVSETTIQTVDGTIITQLSSGRCYVPSCLKAATQGVVENQCQHIKLAVNCQTEATPLTLKSSILNSMQASPETKQTIWQLATEPTGPLVQRITKNILVVKCKASQKHSLGYLHASFAQKMSSKNVPEHRFLCSCQTLKSSKASSAKEEAAQRCIHFFACISAFASDETLAQEFSDFLSYDSSGLKGIIVPQLVCHPESTVQAGEPTASKPKKRKKDEAPGTQGNSPLLAQDPANCNLRKSGLKKPAVASSLKRQACNQLLDESQVTLSFQEWLASVTERIHQTMHYQFDGKPEPLVFHIPQSFFDALQQRISIGSTKKRLPNSTTAFVRKDALPLGTFSKYTWHITNILQVKQIFDTPEATHHLIRRNRHLSLLSGSRIFYPSPKLVS; from the exons ATGTTTCAGGCTCCCTGGAGGATGGACCCGAACTCAGTGAGGACTAAAGTCCCAGCTTTCTTATCGGACTTGGGTAAAGCTACGCTCAGGGGAATAAGGAAATGTCCCCGGTGCGGCACTTACAACGGCACCCGAGGGCTGAGCTGCAAGAACAAAACCTGCGGGACGATCTTCCGCTACGGCGCTCGGAAGCAGCCCGGCGTCGACGCCGTGAAGATCATCACGGGCTCGGATCTGCAGATCTACTCGGTACGGCAGAGAGACAGGGGGCCAGACTACCGGTGCTTTGTGGAGCTGGGGGTTTCAGAGACAACCATCCAGACTGTGGATGGAACCATCATCACGCAGCTCAGCTCCGGGCGCTGCTACGTCCCATCGTGTTTGAAGGCAGCCACTCAAGGCGTGGTGGAAAACCAGTGCCAGCACATCAAGCTGGCTGTGAACTGTCAGACCGAGGCCACCCCTTTGACCTTGAAAAGCTCCATCTTAAACTCCATGCAGGCCTCCCCCGAAACGAAGCAAACCATCTGGCAGCTGGCAACGGAGCCCACTGGCCCCCTGGTGCAAAGGATTACCAAGAACATCCTGGTAGTGAAGTGCAAGGCTAGTCAGAAGCACAGCTTGGGGTATCTCCACGCCTCCTTTGCTCAGAAGATGAGCAGTAAGAATGTGCCAGAGCACAGATTTCTCTGCTCATGCCAGACTCTGAAATCCAGCAAggccagctctgccaaggaagAGGCCGCACAGAGATGCATTCACTTCTTCGCCTGCATCTCTGCCTTTGCCAGTGATGAGACCCTGGCGCAGGAGTTCTCGGACTTCCTGAGTTACGATTCCAGCG GTCTCAAAGGGATCATAGTGCCCCAGTTAGTTTGCCATCCTGAATCCACCGTGCAGGCTGGCGAGCCCACTGCTTCCAAgccaaaaaagaggaaaaaagatgaAGCACCTG GTACCCAAGGAAATAGCCCACTCCTGGCTCAAGATCCGGCCAACTGCAATCTGAGGAAAAGCGGATTGAAAAAGCCAGCTGTTGCATCTTCACTAAAAAGGCAAG cctgtAATCAGCTGCTGGATGAGTCACAGGTGACCTTGTCCTTCCAAGAATGGCTGGCCAGTGTCACCGAACGCATCCATCAAACCATGCATTACCAATTTGATG GCAAACCAGAGCCACTGGTGTTCCATATACCTCAGTCTTTCTTCGATGCCCTGCAGCAGAGGATTTCCATAGGAAGCACAAAGAAACGGCTGCCTAATTCCACTACAG CTTTTGTCCGGAAAGATGCACTGCCCTTGGGTACCTTCTCCAAATACACCTGGCACATTACCAACATCCTGCAGGTCAAGCAAATATTTGACACTCCTGAG GCAACACATCACCTGATCAGAAGGAACCGACACCTTTCACTATTGAGTGGATCCCGGATATTTTACCCCAGTCCAAAATTGGTGAGCTGA
- the C26H2orf42 gene encoding uncharacterized protein C2orf42 homolog isoform X1 translates to MFQAPWRMDPNSVRTKVPAFLSDLGKATLRGIRKCPRCGTYNGTRGLSCKNKTCGTIFRYGARKQPGVDAVKIITGSDLQIYSVRQRDRGPDYRCFVELGVSETTIQTVDGTIITQLSSGRCYVPSCLKAATQGVVENQCQHIKLAVNCQTEATPLTLKSSILNSMQASPETKQTIWQLATEPTGPLVQRITKNILVVKCKASQKHSLGYLHASFAQKMSSKNVPEHRFLCSCQTLKSSKASSAKEEAAQRCIHFFACISAFASDETLAQEFSDFLSYDSSGLKGIIVPQLVCHPESTVQAGEPTASKPKKRKKDEAPGTQGNSPLLAQDPANCNLRKSGLKKPAVASSLKRQACNQLLDESQVTLSFQEWLASVTERIHQTMHYQFDGKPEPLVFHIPQSFFDALQQRISIGSTKKRLPNSTTAFVRKDALPLGTFSKYTWHITNILQVKQIFDTPEMPLEITRSFIQNRDGTYELFKCPKVEVESIAETYGRLEKQPIIRPLELKTFLKVGNTSPDQKEPTPFTIEWIPDILPQSKIGELRIKFEYGHHRNGHTTEYQEQRPSLEQTLELTPLTTITFP, encoded by the exons ATGTTTCAGGCTCCCTGGAGGATGGACCCGAACTCAGTGAGGACTAAAGTCCCAGCTTTCTTATCGGACTTGGGTAAAGCTACGCTCAGGGGAATAAGGAAATGTCCCCGGTGCGGCACTTACAACGGCACCCGAGGGCTGAGCTGCAAGAACAAAACCTGCGGGACGATCTTCCGCTACGGCGCTCGGAAGCAGCCCGGCGTCGACGCCGTGAAGATCATCACGGGCTCGGATCTGCAGATCTACTCGGTACGGCAGAGAGACAGGGGGCCAGACTACCGGTGCTTTGTGGAGCTGGGGGTTTCAGAGACAACCATCCAGACTGTGGATGGAACCATCATCACGCAGCTCAGCTCCGGGCGCTGCTACGTCCCATCGTGTTTGAAGGCAGCCACTCAAGGCGTGGTGGAAAACCAGTGCCAGCACATCAAGCTGGCTGTGAACTGTCAGACCGAGGCCACCCCTTTGACCTTGAAAAGCTCCATCTTAAACTCCATGCAGGCCTCCCCCGAAACGAAGCAAACCATCTGGCAGCTGGCAACGGAGCCCACTGGCCCCCTGGTGCAAAGGATTACCAAGAACATCCTGGTAGTGAAGTGCAAGGCTAGTCAGAAGCACAGCTTGGGGTATCTCCACGCCTCCTTTGCTCAGAAGATGAGCAGTAAGAATGTGCCAGAGCACAGATTTCTCTGCTCATGCCAGACTCTGAAATCCAGCAAggccagctctgccaaggaagAGGCCGCACAGAGATGCATTCACTTCTTCGCCTGCATCTCTGCCTTTGCCAGTGATGAGACCCTGGCGCAGGAGTTCTCGGACTTCCTGAGTTACGATTCCAGCG GTCTCAAAGGGATCATAGTGCCCCAGTTAGTTTGCCATCCTGAATCCACCGTGCAGGCTGGCGAGCCCACTGCTTCCAAgccaaaaaagaggaaaaaagatgaAGCACCTG GTACCCAAGGAAATAGCCCACTCCTGGCTCAAGATCCGGCCAACTGCAATCTGAGGAAAAGCGGATTGAAAAAGCCAGCTGTTGCATCTTCACTAAAAAGGCAAG cctgtAATCAGCTGCTGGATGAGTCACAGGTGACCTTGTCCTTCCAAGAATGGCTGGCCAGTGTCACCGAACGCATCCATCAAACCATGCATTACCAATTTGATG GCAAACCAGAGCCACTGGTGTTCCATATACCTCAGTCTTTCTTCGATGCCCTGCAGCAGAGGATTTCCATAGGAAGCACAAAGAAACGGCTGCCTAATTCCACTACAG CTTTTGTCCGGAAAGATGCACTGCCCTTGGGTACCTTCTCCAAATACACCTGGCACATTACCAACATCCTGCAGGTCAAGCAAATATTTGACACTCCTGAG ATGCCCTTGGAAATCACACGCAGCTTCATCCAGAACCGGGATGGGACTTACGAGCTGTTTAAGTGCCCCAAGGTTGAGGTGGAGAGCATCGCGGAGACGTATGGTCGCCTGGAGAAGCAGCCAATTATCCGGCCTTTGGAACTCAAAACCTTCCTCAAAGTTG GCAACACATCACCTGATCAGAAGGAACCGACACCTTTCACTATTGAGTGGATCCCGGATATTTTACCCCAGTCCAAAATTGGTGAGCTGAGGATTAAGTTTGAATATGGCCATCACAGGAATGGACATACCACTGAATACCAGGAGCAACGCCCTTCACTAGAACAGACCCTGGAGCTAACCCCTCTAACCACCATCACCTTTCCTTGA